One stretch of Acidobacteriota bacterium DNA includes these proteins:
- a CDS encoding sigma-54-dependent Fis family transcriptional regulator, whose product MTKAHLLIIDDEPNTLASLSRAFRLAGHEAAVCDQPARALELVKSQTFDLILSDVVMPGKDGIALLEEIKTLGVTTPVVMMSGQAHVQMAVRATKVGAIDFLEKPISTDKLLLTLDNAMRLTRLERENRELRGTLGKHELVWRGEVMSRLMAQIERVAASETRVCILGETGTGKELVARTLHQKSPRAGQPFVTLNCAAVPAELIESELFGHEKGAFTGAAARHLGKFEQANGGTLFLDEIGDMPLAMQAKLLRGLEEGEVERIGGSGTVKVDVRVIVATHRDLTEQVREGKFRQDLFHRIYVFPITLPPLRERRDDIPVLIEHFQKQIARQNNWKATEFTADAIAELQKYSWPGNVRELRNMIERLLLLATNNVVDQSIVRVALPSNSSMPAASIPDGQGTLAQRMDQVERKIILAELDRQQHHITNTSKALGVERSHLYKKCQQLGIDLVKKAR is encoded by the coding sequence GTGACCAAGGCGCACTTGCTCATTATCGATGACGAGCCAAATACTCTGGCATCGCTCTCGCGTGCCTTCCGCCTTGCCGGGCACGAGGCGGCGGTCTGCGATCAACCCGCGCGAGCTCTCGAACTGGTCAAGAGCCAAACCTTTGATCTCATTCTGTCCGATGTCGTGATGCCCGGGAAAGACGGCATAGCGCTGCTGGAGGAGATCAAGACGCTGGGCGTCACCACGCCGGTAGTCATGATGTCCGGGCAGGCGCACGTGCAGATGGCAGTGCGCGCAACCAAGGTGGGCGCAATCGATTTTCTGGAGAAGCCTATCTCCACAGACAAGCTCCTGCTGACGCTCGACAATGCCATGAGGCTCACGCGTCTCGAGCGGGAGAACCGCGAGCTCCGCGGAACGCTGGGCAAGCATGAACTGGTATGGCGTGGAGAGGTGATGTCGCGCCTCATGGCACAGATTGAACGCGTGGCGGCCAGCGAGACGCGCGTTTGCATCTTGGGAGAGACGGGAACCGGCAAAGAGCTGGTGGCGCGCACGCTCCATCAGAAGAGTCCGCGCGCTGGACAGCCGTTTGTTACGCTCAATTGCGCCGCAGTCCCCGCCGAATTAATCGAGAGTGAACTCTTTGGACATGAAAAGGGGGCGTTCACCGGAGCCGCAGCACGTCATCTTGGGAAATTCGAGCAGGCAAACGGGGGCACACTCTTTCTCGATGAGATCGGCGACATGCCTCTGGCAATGCAGGCGAAGCTTCTGCGCGGTCTCGAAGAAGGAGAGGTAGAGCGAATCGGCGGCAGTGGCACGGTTAAGGTGGACGTGCGAGTAATCGTCGCGACTCATCGCGACTTGACCGAGCAGGTACGCGAAGGCAAGTTCCGCCAAGATTTATTTCATCGCATCTATGTTTTCCCGATCACCCTGCCGCCATTGCGCGAACGGCGTGACGACATTCCCGTTCTGATCGAACATTTTCAAAAACAGATCGCTCGCCAGAACAATTGGAAAGCTACCGAATTTACCGCCGATGCTATCGCTGAGTTGCAAAAATACTCATGGCCCGGAAATGTCCGCGAGCTGCGCAACATGATTGAACGCCTACTTTTGCTGGCGACGAACAACGTCGTGGATCAATCGATCGTGCGAGTGGCATTGCCGTCCAACTCGAGTATGCCTGCCGCTTCCATTCCCGATGGTCAGGGAACCTTGGCACAGCGCATGGATCAGGTCGAGAGAAAGATCATCCTGGCAGAACTGGATCGTCAGCAACATCACATCACCAACACATCCAAAGCACTTGGCGTGGAGCGCAGTCATCTTTATAAGAAGTGTCAGCAATTGGGAATTGATCTAGTAAAAAAGGCGCGCTAG
- a CDS encoding MATE family efflux transporter, giving the protein MVRRFVQDVKSEARSVFALAWPLVLAEIGWMAMGLVDTMMVGHMPHSAQAIGGVSLGGVIFYMAAMFGGSILFSLDTKVSQSFGAGNLADANHSLLNAMYIVAPLAPACMLMVWFIGRMLPEIGVNPEVLAQALPFLRAMNWSTLPMLLYFAFRRYLQAVDLVKPVTFALISANVVNLIGDWILIYGHLGSPVFGVAGSGWSTCISRTYMATVLFAVVVWQHRRHKLPLLDRPLRPDFVRIRELVRIGLPMAVQMFFEIGVFTAATALIARLDAASVAAHQIALNCASLTYMVPLGICSAAAVRVGQALGRRDPVAAGRAGWAALSMGAGFMTVAALVLVFAPRLIVRAFTPDPQVMRIGVMLLLVAAAFQLFDGLQTVATGALRGAGETRIPMFSSFIAYWVIGLPLAYYLGFVLGFGAVGVWVGLAVSLAIIGTLLVFIWRQKVLGLVAHSGARVASLA; this is encoded by the coding sequence ATGGTTAGGCGATTTGTCCAGGACGTGAAGTCGGAGGCGCGAAGCGTTTTCGCGCTGGCGTGGCCGCTGGTTCTGGCAGAGATCGGATGGATGGCGATGGGTCTTGTGGACACCATGATGGTGGGTCACATGCCCCACAGCGCTCAAGCGATTGGCGGTGTCAGTCTCGGCGGAGTGATCTTTTACATGGCCGCCATGTTTGGCGGAAGCATTCTTTTTTCGCTGGATACAAAAGTCTCGCAGTCCTTCGGAGCGGGAAACCTCGCTGATGCAAATCACTCCCTGCTCAACGCGATGTACATCGTGGCGCCGTTAGCACCCGCTTGCATGTTGATGGTGTGGTTTATCGGGCGCATGCTTCCCGAAATAGGAGTGAATCCGGAAGTGCTTGCGCAGGCGTTGCCCTTCTTGCGGGCGATGAACTGGAGCACTCTGCCCATGCTGCTGTACTTCGCCTTCCGCCGCTATCTCCAGGCTGTGGATCTGGTGAAGCCGGTGACGTTCGCCCTCATTTCCGCCAATGTTGTGAACCTTATTGGAGACTGGATTTTGATCTACGGACATCTTGGTTCGCCTGTGTTTGGCGTCGCGGGCTCAGGATGGTCCACTTGTATTTCGCGTACCTATATGGCCACGGTGTTGTTCGCCGTTGTAGTCTGGCAGCACCGCAGGCATAAGCTGCCGCTGCTGGATCGTCCCCTGCGTCCCGATTTCGTACGAATTCGTGAGCTGGTACGGATCGGATTGCCGATGGCTGTGCAGATGTTCTTCGAGATCGGCGTCTTTACTGCGGCGACCGCGCTAATCGCGCGGCTCGATGCCGCCTCGGTTGCTGCGCATCAGATTGCGCTGAACTGCGCCAGTCTCACTTACATGGTACCGCTGGGAATCTGTTCAGCCGCAGCCGTGCGGGTGGGGCAAGCCCTTGGACGTCGCGATCCCGTAGCCGCCGGACGTGCAGGGTGGGCAGCGCTCTCGATGGGAGCGGGATTCATGACCGTCGCAGCGCTCGTGCTCGTCTTCGCCCCGCGGTTGATCGTGCGTGCTTTCACGCCTGACCCGCAAGTTATGCGCATTGGTGTGATGCTCCTCTTAGTCGCAGCCGCCTTTCAGTTGTTCGACGGATTACAGACCGTTGCTACGGGCGCGCTTCGCGGAGCGGGCGAGACACGCATTCCGATGTTCAGTTCGTTCATCGCATATTGGGTGATCGGTTTGCCGCTTGCATATTACCTGGGATTCGTACTTGGATTTGGTGCCGTTGGGGTCTGGGTCGGCCTGGCCGTGTCGCTGGCGATCATCGGTACTTTGTTAGTGTTTATCTGGAGGCAGAAGGTCCTAGGGCTCGTGGCGCATTCCGGAGCGAGAGTAGCGTCACTTGCCTGA
- a CDS encoding iron transporter — protein MAHEHADVRHVERHFASGNLVRDIVIGMADGLTVPFALAAGLTGAVSVTRLIVLAGSAEIAAGSIAMGLGGYLAAKGDASHYESERQREEREIVERVQDEEREIYEIFSTYGVSQEESTPVLNALKRKPQAWVDFMMRFELGLEKPEPQRARNSAATIAVSYIVGGLIPLAPYILLHDVYSALTWSVLITIVALAVFGFIKGRVAGISPLRSAIQTTLTGSLAAAAAFGLARLFSVE, from the coding sequence ATGGCTCATGAACATGCGGATGTTCGGCACGTAGAGCGGCATTTCGCTTCGGGAAATCTGGTAAGGGATATCGTCATCGGCATGGCGGATGGTTTAACCGTACCATTCGCACTGGCGGCGGGATTGACTGGTGCCGTGAGCGTGACACGACTCATCGTCCTTGCGGGATCGGCCGAGATTGCGGCTGGTTCTATTGCAATGGGACTGGGAGGATATCTGGCGGCTAAAGGCGACGCGAGTCACTACGAAAGCGAGCGCCAGCGAGAGGAGCGAGAGATCGTGGAGCGCGTTCAGGACGAAGAGCGCGAAATTTACGAAATTTTTAGTACCTACGGTGTAAGCCAGGAGGAGAGTACGCCTGTTCTGAATGCCCTAAAACGCAAGCCGCAAGCGTGGGTGGATTTCATGATGCGCTTTGAGCTTGGTTTGGAAAAACCGGAGCCGCAGCGGGCGAGGAACAGTGCTGCGACGATCGCAGTGTCATACATCGTAGGAGGACTGATCCCACTTGCTCCTTATATCCTTCTGCATGATGTGTATTCTGCATTGACATGGTCGGTTCTCATTACGATCGTGGCGCTCGCGGTCTTTGGCTTCATTAAGGGACGAGTTGCCGGGATATCGCCGCTGCGAAGTGCGATACAAACTACACTCACCGGCAGTCTCGCGGCAGCTGCGGCATTTGGACTGGCGCGACTATTTTCAGTAGAGTAG
- a CDS encoding DNA recombination protein RmuC, translating into MGLLLINVFGLAVGIACTYLLLQGRMAVSLERVRNFERYLEQANCELQRLGAEVVAKSSALLEISNQLSATRAELAAERQAAIDKLALVQQSEQRLSESFDLLAAKALRENTAEFLKLAKNQFEHEQRMASGDLGMKKDAIQALLETASSSLKALDEQIRSSDVEHKQAEAALGQQITSLVDLQHRLSDETRRLSRALERPTVRGNWGEVQLRRVVEFAGMIEHCHFESQKTFSDEDGNRLRPDLVVHMPNGRMIAVDAKVSLEAFTKATNADQEEEVRAHLEQHAAQVRKHVDDLASKAYWQQFPNSPDFVVAFMPSEALLSAALQADSTLLDDAAQSKVLLATPLTLIALLKAVHCGWREDRLAKNAEEISAIGRLLYSRLVTLGTHLSKLGDNIDRTVATYNQVIGSIERSAFPAARKFEQLGASSADILPELEFVEHLTRPLQSPEWKQSDANDAARDFNNLALAEGSGKPS; encoded by the coding sequence ATGGGACTGCTTCTCATCAACGTTTTTGGGTTAGCCGTCGGTATTGCGTGTACTTACCTGCTGTTGCAAGGTCGGATGGCAGTGTCATTGGAGCGTGTTCGCAATTTTGAGCGCTACCTGGAACAGGCTAATTGCGAATTGCAACGGCTCGGGGCTGAAGTGGTGGCAAAAAGCTCGGCGCTGCTCGAGATCTCCAATCAGCTGTCGGCAACACGGGCGGAACTGGCAGCCGAGCGCCAGGCTGCAATAGATAAGCTTGCTCTCGTACAGCAGAGCGAGCAGCGTTTGTCGGAATCCTTTGATTTGCTCGCTGCGAAAGCGCTAAGAGAAAATACTGCCGAATTTCTCAAGCTGGCGAAGAACCAGTTCGAACACGAACAGAGGATGGCTTCCGGCGATCTGGGCATGAAGAAGGATGCCATTCAAGCTCTCCTCGAAACCGCCAGTTCTTCGCTCAAAGCGCTTGACGAGCAGATTCGCTCCAGCGATGTGGAACACAAGCAAGCGGAAGCCGCTCTGGGTCAGCAGATCACCTCTCTTGTAGATCTCCAGCATCGCCTCTCAGATGAAACGCGCCGTCTCTCGCGCGCGCTGGAACGCCCGACGGTACGTGGCAATTGGGGCGAGGTGCAGCTGCGGCGTGTGGTCGAATTTGCCGGCATGATCGAGCACTGCCACTTCGAGTCGCAAAAGACATTCTCGGACGAAGACGGCAATCGCCTTCGTCCCGATCTAGTCGTGCACATGCCCAACGGCCGTATGATCGCAGTCGACGCGAAAGTCTCGCTGGAGGCATTCACCAAGGCCACCAATGCCGATCAGGAGGAGGAAGTGCGCGCCCATCTGGAACAGCATGCGGCGCAAGTTCGCAAGCATGTCGACGATCTTGCCTCAAAAGCCTATTGGCAGCAGTTTCCCAACTCGCCCGATTTCGTCGTTGCCTTTATGCCCAGCGAGGCGCTCTTAAGCGCTGCGCTGCAGGCGGATTCCACACTTCTCGATGATGCTGCGCAGAGCAAAGTGCTGCTTGCCACCCCGCTCACACTGATCGCGTTGTTGAAAGCTGTGCATTGCGGCTGGCGGGAAGACAGACTGGCTAAAAATGCGGAAGAGATTAGTGCCATTGGGCGCCTGCTCTACTCTCGCCTAGTCACCTTGGGAACTCACCTCTCCAAGCTGGGAGACAACATCGACCGCACCGTCGCTACTTACAATCAGGTCATCGGCTCGATCGAAAGAAGCGCCTTCCCCGCCGCTCGAAAGTTCGAGCAGCTTGGCGCATCTTCGGCCGATATCTTGCCGGAGTTGGAATTTGTAGAACATCTCACACGTCCGCTGCAGTCACCAGAGTGGAAGCAGTCCGACGCTAACGATGCTGCACGCGATTTCAATAACCTGGCTCTTGCCGAAGGCAGCGGAAAACCGTCGTAA
- a CDS encoding glutamine--tRNA ligase (catalyzes a two-step reaction, first charging a glutamine molecule by linking its carboxyl group to the alpha-phosphate of ATP, followed by transfer of the aminoacyl-adenylate to its tRNA) → MNPPNPATEAAAATPAAPAPQSNFIRDIIVHDLETNKFGGRVQTRFPPEPNGYLHLGHAKAICLNFGLAAEFGGKTNLRFDDTNPEKEEQEYVDSIIRDVRWIGFDWGDRMFYASDYFDQLYAWAVKLIKAGKAYVDDLSPEEIRKTRGTLTESGQNSPFRNRSVEESLDLFERMRKGEFPSGSRTLRAKIDMASPNLNMRDPVMYRILHAEHHRTRNKWCIYPLYDFAHGQSDSLEKVTHSICTLEFEDHRPLYNWFIEQLGIFPSQQIEFDRLNLTYTVLSKRKLLQLVNEGIVRGWDDPRMPTLSGVRRRGYTPEALRNFCNSIGVSKTNGIIELAMLEHFLREDLNKRVPRVMAVLRPLKVVIDNYPEGQVEEMDAINNPEDATVGTRKVPFSQVLYIERDDFRENPPKQFYRLSLGREVRLRYGYFVTCTKVVKDTSGEVIEVHCKHDPATRGGNAPDGRKVKSTIHWVSATHALNAEVRVYDNLFLKEDPNEFEEGKDWISNLNPNSLEVIRNAKLEPSLANAGSGSRYQFERLGYFCVDPDSRPDALVFNRTVALKDTWAKVEKRSQR, encoded by the coding sequence ATGAACCCTCCGAATCCAGCCACGGAAGCCGCGGCTGCAACACCTGCCGCTCCAGCTCCTCAGTCGAACTTTATTCGGGACATCATTGTCCACGATCTCGAGACCAACAAGTTCGGAGGCAGAGTTCAGACACGTTTTCCTCCCGAACCTAACGGATATCTGCATCTGGGCCACGCAAAAGCGATCTGTCTCAACTTCGGCCTAGCGGCCGAGTTTGGCGGGAAGACGAATCTCCGCTTTGACGACACTAATCCTGAGAAGGAAGAACAGGAGTACGTAGACTCCATCATTCGCGATGTCCGCTGGATCGGCTTTGATTGGGGAGATCGGATGTTCTATGCCTCCGACTACTTCGATCAGCTCTATGCATGGGCGGTCAAACTGATTAAGGCAGGGAAGGCCTACGTTGATGACCTAAGCCCCGAAGAGATCCGTAAAACTCGAGGAACTTTAACCGAGTCCGGTCAGAACAGTCCATTTCGGAATCGCTCTGTTGAGGAAAGCCTCGATCTCTTTGAGCGCATGCGGAAGGGAGAGTTCCCGAGTGGATCACGCACGCTACGTGCGAAGATCGACATGGCTTCCCCCAACCTGAACATGCGCGATCCGGTGATGTATCGCATTCTGCACGCTGAGCATCACCGTACCCGGAACAAGTGGTGCATCTATCCTCTCTATGATTTCGCTCACGGCCAGTCTGATTCGTTGGAGAAGGTCACGCATTCGATTTGCACGCTGGAATTCGAGGATCATCGCCCACTGTACAACTGGTTCATCGAGCAGCTCGGCATTTTCCCCTCGCAACAGATCGAATTTGATCGTCTAAACCTGACCTATACCGTCCTCAGCAAGCGCAAGCTCCTGCAGCTGGTAAACGAAGGAATTGTCCGCGGATGGGACGATCCGCGCATGCCTACGCTCTCCGGCGTCCGTCGACGCGGCTACACACCGGAAGCGTTGAGAAACTTCTGTAACTCGATCGGCGTGTCAAAGACGAACGGAATCATTGAGCTGGCGATGCTCGAGCATTTTTTGCGCGAGGATCTCAACAAACGTGTGCCTCGCGTAATGGCCGTGCTCCGTCCGCTGAAGGTAGTCATCGACAACTATCCCGAAGGCCAAGTCGAGGAGATGGATGCGATCAACAATCCCGAGGACGCAACCGTCGGTACTCGCAAAGTCCCCTTCTCTCAGGTGCTCTATATCGAACGCGACGATTTCCGCGAAAATCCGCCAAAGCAGTTCTATCGTCTCTCACTGGGACGCGAAGTGCGATTGCGCTACGGCTATTTCGTTACGTGCACGAAGGTAGTGAAAGACACAAGCGGCGAAGTGATCGAAGTTCATTGCAAACATGATCCCGCGACTCGCGGCGGCAATGCCCCCGATGGACGCAAAGTGAAGTCGACGATTCACTGGGTATCGGCAACGCACGCCCTGAACGCCGAGGTGCGGGTCTACGACAATCTGTTTCTGAAAGAAGATCCCAACGAATTCGAAGAAGGTAAGGACTGGATATCGAACCTCAATCCGAATTCGCTCGAAGTGATCCGCAATGCCAAGCTCGAGCCTTCGCTTGCCAATGCAGGCTCTGGCTCGCGATATCAATTTGAACGACTCGGATACTTCTGCGTCGATCCCGACTCAAGGCCCGATGCTCTGGTCTTCAATCGTACTGTCGCCCTAAAGGACACATGGGCGAAGGTGGAAAAGCGAAGCCAGAGGTAA